The following coding sequences are from one Anguilla anguilla isolate fAngAng1 chromosome 12, fAngAng1.pri, whole genome shotgun sequence window:
- the zgc:162730 gene encoding mRNA decay activator protein ZFP36: MSDRLDDTLVMKLIKLGSEESFGQHHTTSGTPRLNRSTSFYSPISKKLSPSSEHLALGWPLDIWSETPTSKQFSSRPDRSMSLTEAGALTFSKMKTNEVPPPPGFPPLNNPAALPSNRYKTELCRSFQENGSCKYGSKCQFAHGESELRGLHRHPKYKTEACRTFYNFGYCPYGARCHFIHEEKPALQHHNQAPTTNQPRLLRQSVSFAGFLASRSSPPPAVNDTLGFTRAPSVSPPPADLLSPVFSESGTQSMKNAFQFCHSRPSLSDIHNIPQIIEPPKSPCCVCGHGNNFANSLNKFYIKEDTTYVHQQILQRSPSEDSLSDRDSYSSTGSTSGSESPTFDGLGSKRLTVFERLSLSD; this comes from the exons ATGTCCGACAGATTAGATGACACTCTCGTTATG AAGCTGATCAAATTGGGTTCGGAAGAATCCTTTGGTCAGCACCATACTACTTCGGGGACACCTCGTTTGAATCGATCGACCTCATTCTACTCACCGATTTCCAAGAAACTAAGCCCGAGCTCCGAACATCTGGCTCTAGGCTGGCCATTGGACATTTGGAGTGAAACTCCGACCAGCAAACAGTTCTCATCCAGACCCGACCGCTCCATGAGTCTGACTGAAGCTGGTGCTCTCACGTTCAGCAAAATGAAGACCAACGAAGTGCCTCCCCCTCCTGGCTTTCCACCGCTCAACAATCCCGCAGCTCTACCTTCCAATCGATACAAAACCGAACTGTGCCGTAGCTTTCAGGAGAACGGCAGCTGCAAATATGGAAGCAAATGCCAGTTTGCCCATGGGGAGTCCGAATTGCGCGGTCTGCACAGGCACCCTAAGTACAAAACAGAGGCATGTCGCACTTTTTATAACTTTGGCTACTGTCCGTATGGTGCTCGGTGTCACTTTATTCACGAAGAGAAACCAGCCCTGCAGCACCATAACCAGGCACCCACCACCAATCAGCCTCGCCTTCTCCGCCAGAGCGTCAGTTTTGCTGGATTCCTGGCATCACGGAGCTCTCCTCCGCCGGCAGTGAACGACACTCTGGGCTTCACCCGTGCTCCCTCGGTGTCCCCACCTCCTGCCGACCTGCTCTCCCCAGTTTTCTCTGAGTCTGGCACTCAGTCCATGAAAAATGCGTTTCAGTTCTGTCACAGCCGCCCGAGTTTAAGCGACATCCACAACATTCCTCAGATAATCGAGCCGCCAAAGTCCCCATGCTGCGTTTGTGGTCACGGAAATAACTTCGCGAACAGCCTGAACAAATTTTACATAAAGGAAGACACCACATATGTCCACCAGCAAATCCTCCAGCGATCCCCTTCCGAAGATTCGCTCTCGGACCGGGACAGTTATAGCAGCACTGGCAGCACAAGCGGGTCCGAGTCGCCAACTTTCGACGGCTTGGGGAGCAAGCGTCTCACTGTTTTTGAACGCCTGTCACTGTCAGATTAA